The DNA segment CGGTAAACTAACAGAAATTCCCAAAGTTCCAcgaaatgtttacattttaaacctGCAACATAACTGTATATTGGAAATAGAGGACAACGTATTTCAAAGTTTAACGAATCTATACATGTTGGATTTATCAGATAATAAGATTAATCTTTTGAAATTACACTCTTTTAAGGGATTGAGAGAACTCAAAGTATTAAACTTAAATGACAATCCAATAGCGTATGAAATGTTTCCAAACGGTGTTTTTATCCCGTTAGTCTCTCTTAAACATCTGTGCATTAAAAGTACAACTAAAAAGGTTAGTAAAAGTACAAAAGTGATCTCGGATCAAGCAATATCAGACTTGAAGACATTGGAGAAATTGGAATTAGACGTTCCTATACAATCCGCCACACATATTATATTTGGAGACggatataaatatttaaagcatCTTATTTCTCTCAATATCGGAAGATGTTATTATCCAGTATACATTGATGAAAAAACTTTCCAGTTTCTTCCACATTTGACAAACATTTCTTTTGACAATCAGTGTGATATGTTTATCATCTCGGGTGGACACCAAAGTCTACAAAGCACAAGACAACTTTACGTGCACCGTTTAGTAAACAATTTGGTACAAGATTTACTACAGTTTGATAGTCTGACAAAGGAGCTGAAACTGACACCAATAGAAACTTTGTCATTTGAAAACACCTTTTCGTgtagttttgaatattatcCATGGAATCCAAtaagtttaaatttaaacatcTCGTCTCTAAAGAATCTGAGAATGACCGACAATAGACTTGGTGAAAGCTTTCCACCGTCTAAACTTTATCCACCTCCTCCAAGTTTACAAGAACTGAATCTTTCCAGTAATAAACTCGAGAAGTTTGCGTTAGATTTAGAGAATATTCGAAATCTAAGTCTACAAAATAATTATCTAGGAAGATTTCTAAGTACTCGCagttataaaatgtcaaaacaatcTAGCAGGCTAGAGTTCATAGATTTGTCGATGAATGGTATTGAAAATCTAACATTTGTATTATTCAAGGGACAgccaaatttaaaatatatcaatctGAATGATAACAAGCTGCAAAAGGTTACTTTTGATGTTTCTCAATTGAAAAGTCTTCGGTATTTGGATTTATCAAGCAATAATTTTACGACATTAGACGAGAAAGCTATGGCAATGTTCGATGGCCTGTCTAAAATTACCCATTTCAcagttaatttacaaaaaaatgcattgcgATGTACCTGCAACACACTGCCGTTTTTAAAGTGGATTTTCAAAACGAAAGTTGATTTGCTGCTTAACGAAAAGTGTAATTTAGAAGATGGGACTGGTTTTAGTTTCTACCCAATAAACTCATTAATACAGCAAGTACAGAATGGATGTACGTCATATACAACCTTAGTCATAGCGTTGTCTGTAGGCTTGGCAGTCATGT comes from the Mytilus trossulus isolate FHL-02 chromosome 3, PNRI_Mtr1.1.1.hap1, whole genome shotgun sequence genome and includes:
- the LOC134711601 gene encoding toll-like receptor 4; protein product: MLINAIVNFLFVSTCLSVKMDADLKLSSVCIFNTQCRCSNATGTSQLHVDCANGKLTEIPKVPRNVYILNLQHNCILEIEDNVFQSLTNLYMLDLSDNKINLLKLHSFKGLRELKVLNLNDNPIAYEMFPNGVFIPLVSLKHLCIKSTTKKVSKSTKVISDQAISDLKTLEKLELDVPIQSATHIIFGDGYKYLKHLISLNIGRCYYPVYIDEKTFQFLPHLTNISFDNQCDMFIISGGHQSLQSTRQLYVHRLVNNLVQDLLQFDSLTKELKLTPIETLSFENTFSCSFEYYPWNPISLNLNISSLKNLRMTDNRLGESFPPSKLYPPPPSLQELNLSSNKLEKFALDLENIRNLSLQNNYLGRFLSTRSYKMSKQSSRLEFIDLSMNGIENLTFVLFKGQPNLKYINLNDNKLQKVTFDVSQLKSLRYLDLSSNNFTTLDEKAMAMFDGLSKITHFTVNLQKNALRCTCNTLPFLKWIFKTKVDLLLNEKCNLEDGTGFSFYPINSLIQQVQNGCTSYTTLVIALSVGLAVMLTVIVLALVYKYRWKLRYMFYLAKRKHYNYKASIDNGEYTYDAFISYCDDDRAFVLQDCIANLETEGNAKLCVHQRDFLPGQEITVNITNAIHDSRKTVCIITRKFFESYYCMFEFNMARMENIYSRDGRNIIFLVFLEQIQPKEMPLMMLELIEKQSYIEYPNDEEGNIVFWDKIQEAIHS